Genomic segment of Mercurialis annua linkage group LG6, ddMerAnnu1.2, whole genome shotgun sequence:
TCATCACGTCATAATAAcactatttttatttagaataaaatagaGCAAATTGtcgtaacattttttttttgcatttatcaTAATGTATActtgtgtatatatattttttgaatgaaatggtgagatttttaaatttaaattacctTAATAATTAGAATGTCCtataatgtttattttattcaaaatccaaataaattcatgttgaattattatagaTACTGGCGCATACTcttttaattgaatatttaagCTCTTAATGTCGTAAACTTATATTAATAGTagctaaaatataatatttagaaAGATTTTTTTTACTGAACATGATCATAGAAACTATTTTCTAcggtaaaatatttttaaaaatagtactATATATTATATAGATTAATTAGTGTCAATCCGCACAGGTGTTGTGGTCGGTCTCGACACTTGACTGGTGGAAAATGAGTGTGGACGCGGTTGTCTTTGTGGGAAGAAATATCAGAAAATTTAAGTCTTATTGATATGAAAATTAGTGAATACAAGGAGTACTACTCCTTTTATACTGATTACTACAGATTACTTCCTAACTAAGCTATCTATACTAGCTAGAAAAACACACATTCTGTGTGTGCAATGCCAGACTGTACTGAGCTGACATGAGATGTACAAACAAGCTATGTTTGACCTTGAAGCTTGGTGTTTGACTTTAAAACTTGCAACAGCAGGTTGAAGCTTGCAGCAGCAGAATGCAGCTAAACTGTAGAAGAAGAATCAATAATTCTGTTAAGAAAGGCATAGGGGTTGCCTACATGGTCTGTGATGAGCAAAGTTGGATCAAGAAGACAAGAGTATGAGTCTCTTCTCTCTTAAGATGGCAAGAATTATTGATAATAAGAAGACTTTCGATTGGTTAAAAAGTTCGTCcaatataattttggaatatgatgCTTTGGAGGTCACTAACGACGAGGGTACTGACCCTTCAGCGACGAATGTATTAAACTAGctacataattatttaatttatctttttatttttgcaaattgATTGTAATAATGTtgttatttacaaaaaaaaaacgtttttcTTTATCAAATGAGCAGGAATGATTTAATAGTTTTTCTGCATTTTTTGAAGGTATGTaactatttttgattttagctTAATGATATTactctattttaaaaaagaaaataacgcCCCTTTAAAAAGTTAGTGTccttttatcatatattttttggCCACATATTTAATATAGTTTAATTGTTAGATAAATGTCTTCATAACATTATGAATTTATGAATTCCAAAGTTTAAACATAAAGACTCCCAAATAACGTGcgatataaattatttttatatgcgACCAACGCATTAAAGAAATAACGCCTCTTTGGTTGGAGTCTAAATTGTCATAATTTGGCGAAAGCCGTTATGATTTAGTTAGCACCCAAGTAGTGTTTGACTATTAGTCAATTCAACAGAAGTGCAAATGGgacataaacaataattaattaattcaatattCCACTAAACCTTTTCTGAGTTcactaaaaaagttaattaagcACTTGTCTTTTTTGATTAAGGAATACAATTAGATGCACACTGTCATAAAATGCGTTTTTGAACACATCTTCCCTTTTCTTGATGGAAAAAGGCTTGGGTCCACTTGATGCTTATCAGCTTTTAAGTTGTACAATTTTTTGTGTGTGTATCACACCATTCCTTTTTGTCCTAATCGATATTCACCTatacttttcacttataataTTGCCTATCATttagttaaatataaattatacttCACCCATTCTTTAGTGAAATATGAATTAAGATAGTAATTCtagattttgaattaaaattagcTATGATTTTATGAACCTTATATTGtaatacagtatatatttagatattgtaattattaaaatagaattttgaTATGATAAATAATGGGATAATTATTTGTGACATGGTCGATTTAAACAATACGACATAAAATTATACTGATTTTGACTGAATAGATATCATATATAAGGACAAacttattataatataaaaaaccaATTAATCGGATCTATAATTTATctaatttgtaaataatatgttgaaattaatttaattagttatatTAATGAATTAACTCATGATACATAATTAAAATGTattcatataataaatatttaaaaaatttgttttaatattgTAGCATTTTTAGTTATTACATTTAACCAATActtctatttatatatacatttaaatttatatgtaatAGATTACTAagtttgtttaattaattactataatgtagtttattttaaaggtATTCAATAAATGTTCATGTACTATAATGTGTATATATTAGTAGACAgattagataatttattttgtcttcatatattaaaataatatcgtGAATTCAAGAtttttatatgctttttaaagaaatttttacttgaattattaaatatatatacactatatttaGATGGTGAGTATATAAGTCGTTTATGATAAGctaataataattatagatCCTAAATACATTTAGTAATcttgaaataaatttattaatttttgggaGAGAAATAAACGGCTGAGATTTACGATCACAGAAGAATAGATTTGGAGGTGCAAAGCAGGGAAATAAAACTGAGAGGAGACATGGCTTAAAGGCAAGTGGTGGTAGCTACTTGCTAAAGCTACGCGGTACTGTACTTTTCATTAATCACATTCCCTATTTTACCccttagaatttaatttaattacatttaTGTCCCTTTCTTGTTTTAGACACCAACAGTTACGAAGATGACTCTTTTAGCTCTGTACTTTACTTCCGTTTTCACCACTTAACGTCTCCCAAGATAAACTCTTTCAGCCTCACCCCCGCGCGTACATTCACTCTTCTTCATTTGTTTCCATGCCTTGTATTTTctcttattatttaaataaattatttatataagatTGATATTTTATAGGATATGGataacaaatattttgaaatttaaagattCAATATTggtattattttgaatttaaatctgaAGATTAACCAttacaaatatttttgtaatttaaattataaacttttgttaaaaaaaagttaagagtGATTGAATTTTGTTATAATGAATtagataattatatattatggaTGTTCGTTTTTACAATTATagatgaaatttaaatattcagTCTacaccaaattaaaaaattgtaagtTCATTACGATTTGCATTTAAAAAATGAAGTGAactaaatgatatttttttgaaatacatTTGTCATTTTTATTAGGTAGGGTCGGAAGGCTATGTTAATTGTCGTATGCAACTTCATCTATAGGAAgagcttatttttttttattttaaaaatatattaaaaatcaattttattattgctaattatttttttatcaaaaatagcCTACTCTAATTGTCAGCGGAGGTTAGCGGGAGTTAatgtcaaatattttttaagtagGCGCATTGTCCGTGAATGTTGAGGGTCGAACTCTCAACTTTATACACATATCATTAGAATTTAGCCAACTGAGCCAAGTCTCTAAGTGTATTATTGCTAATCTTAAAGCATATGTTTCAgatgaatatatttttatatatactgcCTTAAATAAAATTGCGAGGGGATGTTACTAACCTTTTCAGAGCGTGGAGGAAGAAACTGAATCATAAGTATGGCAGAAGGAAGAACCAGAAGAAGACAAGCAAAGGCAAAAAAGCAAAAAGCAAGGACACATCTGTCATTTTATccatctaaatttttttaaggttCACATCTCTCACTCTCACTCTCTCTCCTAACTGAAAACGACTGCAAGCAACCTGTGGTCTACCTGTGTACATATTTCTCCTCtccattaatttattattatttgtccTCAACATTTTATACACACACCGACTCACAATCCATTGCCATGtatctttttatataaatactttAAGCAACATTTTACTCTTCCTCCTCCTTATTAATCCCTCTCTCTTCTTTTTTCGCTCTGTTACTGTTACCTATACAAATTATTCGCCCGCCCGCTAGCTCCGATGGTGGATCTCCAAACTGTATGTTGCATGTGCGGCGACGTCGGTTTTTCCGACAAGATTTTCCGCTGCAGCAAATGCCGCCACCGCTTTCAACACTCGTACGCCGCCTTTCTCCTCCATCCATATACAcaaacacacacatatatataatcACATGcatgtacatatatatatcttGTTTGCTGTTGAGCGCTTATATTATTTGAGCTCGTTCATGCATGTATGCATTTATCGTCATCTTGATAGCCACATATAACTGAATTCATATATTTTCTCATCAGAGTTAGGTTAATTTACAATTTTCTGTTTAAAAATTTCTGATGATAATCttgaatatatataattcaacAGGTATTGCAGCAACTACTACAGCGAATTTTCGGAGCCAATTAAGCTATGTGATTGGTGTCAAAGCGAAGAAAGAAATGCCAGACATGGAAACTCTTCAAAGAAATCTATCGGACTCAACGATATCGGAGGAATCACAAACCGATCGGAGTATTCCTCAGGTGATAAAATCAAGCAACATCATGATCGAGATGACAGCGCCGCCGCCTCCCCCGCTGCGGAGAAAGGAAAGTCCGCTCCAAGTGGTGTACCGTCGCCGAGAACAGCAACTCGCAGGTACAAGCTTCTTAAGGATGTCATGTGTTAGAAAAACAAGATCACCTGGTGatcatatattatatagtaATTATATATAGAGTATAATCAAACTATATGTTATAATGAAGCTGTGAGTTTTTGCTTATGTTTTTGATGATGATCGGATAAGttttgttaataaaataatgccaACTTTAGTTTCCTGAATATGATCTGTGGCACAAAGTTCGATCTCAAGCTCTAACTTTTTCCAGAATTCCTTTTGTACTACTAcctataaatatataaactttttaGCTTGTTTTGTTATTATTGTATGCGCATAGACCTCTAAAAAGCATATGAATTTTGACCTATATATAGTTTTCGTGCATAATTGTCGAGCAGACAATATCAATAATAATTGGATCATGACAAATTAAAGAATCTGATACGGTCGGAAAATAAACTATGAGTAAAACAACCAAACGGTGATGATCAAATGTTGGATAAGTATGAGCATACAAAAATGTGGATCATGTGTTCGTTCGCAGCACATAAACGAAAAAAGCTATAAGTGTCGGATAATAAGTGGATTATAAGTGTCggataataaaatgttaaagtcgtgggttcaatttttTACGTGATAAAGAAAAACTAGGTGGAttacttatatatattttgtaggGGTTATTTTGTTTGGAACTAATTTTGTAGGGTTTATGTGTGAGAGTAGAGTAGTGGGTTATTGGGAGATTTTGGGAGCTATGGTTGAGTCTCTTAAGGAGAATTGAATGCTTTACCCCAAAGAATAGAAATTCATAGTACCTAAACCTGCAAACTTTTACAGATTCATTGAAAGCCTTTAATTGCTAGGCCCCTTCTTTTTTTTGGCGGAAGACAACTAGCAAGtccaaacaaagaaaaaaagaacaaataaggAAAAATTACATTGGTTGTACGTgtataaacttttttaaattcattattTATTTCAGTGTAGTAACttatatttctttctttctatttttttcttttttttttagaaaaagtaTATCAAATCGGTATTATTAACTGCTTTTAATAACCAATGTActaaaattataagaaatatttcataattatttaatttttattgtcatagcaaaaaataaaaatagtatttgCATATGAACACTTGCTTActtgaaataaataataaatcataactataaatttaaatttattgtaGGCTTTTGTTAGTAGTCCGTTGATTAAAAAATTGTTCAAAGTACTCGCTacacatttaaaaaattgaaaatattaattaaaacaaataaaatttaaatacaaaaatagTAGCTTCATAAAAATTCAGACACAGTTAGTattaaaaatttccaaaaacataaatatcaatatcataaaAATCAAGTTTACTATATATGAAGAAATTTCTCACTTATATAGAATCTTCATATAAACTCCTCTCATGAGAACTTTACTTTGTTTAAATATTGGAATGTATTTATATAAGAATGGTTTACCATGAAATCGAACTGGATCAAACAATTCCTGATCATAATTAATTAAGGGATGATGGTGCATCTTAGTGAAAAGACGAGATGATTTGGGGAAGATTGATAATGTATAGTGGGTTATCAGTCAGTTCATTGTTCTTGAAATATTAATATAGATATTTTTTTCtagctaatattttttttatgaattttctagctaattatttaattatgaagaTGATTTTGTGTTAAATTCCGATTAGACTAATTGATAAGGTCTCTTCCACTGAATTTGGTTTGGCCATTTATGACAAACCAACAAAATCTCCTTCTAAATGGGGATATTGATATGAAAATGAAgccaaaaataatttaacattcATTTATAATCTCTTTTTAGTTGACAATTAATTTTCCCTCTGCCTAACTAAGGCTTTTGATATTCATGTGAACCTAATTTGAAGATGAAGGCAACTCAAATCGCTATAAATAGCAAATTATGACTCAGTACTATGTGTCTCCTCTTTCCTTAATTTTCAAACTATCATCAACTCCTCACATGCTTTGTTTGTTCTTTTAATTAGCAAACAAATCAAAGATGGACATTATTATCTCTTTTAAGCAACACATTTAATCAAAATCTCacattttttctgttttttcacAATACAAATTTCATTCTAAGtactatttgatttttttgtttaagtATAGTcccatcttttaaattttttaattttaatccattttttaattttcagttttaattatagCAACTTGTTTAATTACggtgaaaaaaattcaaatatatttttcatattgttgcatatttgattttgtttatgataaaaattcaactttgaataatataaagcaatataaaaaatatatttaagtttttCTCCTCTTCAATTTGAACAAAtggctataattaaaattaaaaattaaaaaatgagtcaaaagtgaaaattttgaaagattgGGTTATAAAAAAacggaaaatattaaaaaggtgTGATATTTTCGAATgattaaacatttttaatttgatataaaaattgTGATCTTTTCAAGTTCACTCATTTTAAGAGGTATCTATACCCTCCTTTACAAATAAAAGATGTAGATCAGCTTAAAGAATTTAAGTttatatttgtcattttataagaaaatttgtaaatttacctAACTTGACGTATGAAATTGAAGTGAGCCCAATCCTTTATATAggatattgattttttttttatcaaaaattgaaaattacgtgtcaaattaaattaaatattccaaattttAGATATGTATCATTTTCACTAAATTTTATATAAGCATCTATATTCAATTTCAATTCttagttttagaaatttattttgattggaATGATTTGGGTTTCATGTCAAATTGTATTCTTCTTCTTGCACAAGCTGACAGAAATTTTCATCATCCCTTTTTGCAAATTCGACATGCATATGAAGAAAATCCTACAcacctataaaatatatatacattaaataaaatcacaaatatattatta
This window contains:
- the LOC126687545 gene encoding uncharacterized protein LOC126687545, producing MVDLQTVCCMCGDVGFSDKIFRCSKCRHRFQHSYCSNYYSEFSEPIKLCDWCQSEERNARHGNSSKKSIGLNDIGGITNRSEYSSGDKIKQHHDRDDSAAASPAAEKGKSAPSGVPSPRTATRRYKLLKDVMC